In a genomic window of Spirochaetaceae bacterium:
- a CDS encoding phytanoyl-CoA dioxygenase family protein gives MTLPPTPGVAFRAGGVPPYPADLYRFAGVVEDGVDGLASVDDAAVRRFHRDGYLVIRDALGAQEVAEALDEMLDLLALPKAEFGGIHFEHLAPNEKLAEMAPEVRQDYVRKFFNFVQFAPRIKGLSEHPALLDAVARVIGARPALFQDMALLKPPRIGREKPWHQDHAYFDLPLDTPVVGVWIALDRATTDNGCMTVIPGSHRRGPVVHFQRRDWQICDTHVDTRGALAVPLEPGGCLLFSSFTHHGTPTNTGSERRRALQFHYAPAGAGRISTEQRMAVFGSEGKSVTC, from the coding sequence ATGACGCTGCCGCCCACACCGGGTGTCGCTTTCCGGGCGGGTGGCGTTCCGCCCTACCCCGCCGATCTGTACCGGTTCGCGGGAGTGGTGGAGGACGGTGTCGATGGCCTCGCGTCAGTAGACGACGCTGCGGTACGGCGCTTCCATCGCGACGGCTACCTGGTGATCCGTGACGCGCTCGGCGCGCAGGAGGTGGCGGAAGCACTCGACGAGATGCTGGATCTGCTCGCACTCCCGAAGGCGGAGTTCGGCGGCATCCACTTCGAACACTTGGCGCCGAACGAGAAGCTGGCGGAAATGGCGCCGGAGGTACGCCAGGACTACGTGCGCAAGTTCTTCAACTTCGTGCAGTTCGCGCCGCGCATCAAGGGCCTGTCCGAGCATCCGGCCCTGCTGGACGCGGTGGCGCGCGTGATCGGGGCGCGGCCGGCCCTGTTCCAGGACATGGCCCTGCTCAAGCCGCCGCGCATCGGGCGCGAGAAGCCGTGGCACCAGGATCACGCCTACTTCGACCTGCCGCTCGACACCCCGGTGGTGGGGGTGTGGATCGCCCTCGACCGCGCCACCACCGACAACGGCTGCATGACCGTCATCCCCGGATCGCACCGCCGCGGGCCGGTGGTCCACTTCCAGCGCCGCGACTGGCAGATCTGCGACACCCACGTGGACACGCGCGGCGCGCTTGCGGTGCCGCTGGAGCCGGGCGGCTGCCTGCTGTTCTCCAGCTTCACGCACCACGGCACGCCCACCAACACCGGCTCCGAGCGCCGCCGCGCCCTGCAGTTCCACTACGCCCCGGCCGGCGCCGGCCGCATCAGCACCGAGCAGCGCATGGCCGTGTTCGGCTCCGAGGGCAAGTCGGTCACCTGCTGA
- a CDS encoding type IV toxin-antitoxin system AbiEi family antitoxin domain-containing protein has product MNQLSAVPKGRRRLAAVVRSAGDIIQIGNAEQALGVSRTAAAKLLSRWSSQGWLRRVGPGVYAPVELDSLASELVLDDPWVLVPVLFGPAYVGGRAAAEHWSLTEQIFRDTVVMTGRTVRAKSQQYHGAHFTLKHVHESRIFGIKNVWRGRTQIAVSDVHRTIIDMLDDPHVGAGIQHVADCVATYFERKDRADHTLIGYAERLGNGAVFKRLGFLAQRLPNTHTIVEACRERLTQGNAKLDGSLPCCRLISRWRLLVPDDRATVASS; this is encoded by the coding sequence ATGAACCAGCTGTCCGCCGTACCAAAGGGCCGGCGCCGGCTAGCCGCCGTTGTTCGGTCGGCAGGCGACATCATCCAGATCGGCAATGCTGAACAGGCCCTGGGCGTCAGCCGCACCGCCGCTGCGAAGCTATTGTCCCGGTGGAGCAGTCAGGGTTGGCTACGACGCGTTGGTCCAGGGGTCTACGCACCAGTCGAGCTCGACTCGTTGGCAAGCGAGTTGGTTCTCGATGATCCCTGGGTGCTGGTGCCTGTCCTTTTTGGACCCGCCTACGTTGGCGGACGGGCCGCTGCCGAACACTGGAGCCTGACGGAGCAGATCTTTCGCGACACTGTTGTAATGACCGGGCGGACCGTTCGAGCGAAGAGCCAGCAATACCACGGAGCACACTTCACGCTGAAACACGTCCACGAATCCAGGATATTCGGCATCAAGAACGTCTGGCGTGGAAGGACGCAGATCGCCGTATCGGACGTTCACCGCACCATTATTGATATGCTCGACGATCCACATGTCGGAGCCGGTATCCAGCATGTCGCCGACTGCGTTGCGACCTATTTCGAACGTAAGGACAGAGCTGATCATACGCTGATTGGCTATGCGGAACGGCTCGGCAATGGTGCGGTATTTAAGCGCCTTGGATTCCTGGCACAGCGGCTCCCTAACACTCACACCATCGTAGAAGCATGTCGGGAGCGTCTCACCCAAGGCAACGCCAAGCTTGACGGATCTCTTCCCTGTTGTCGCCTCATCTCCCGGTGGCGCCTCCTTGTCCCTGACGATAGGGCAACCGTCGCGTCCTCGTGA
- a CDS encoding ABC transporter permease, with translation MQAYVIRRILLLIPTFIILTMLVFLSVRLIPGDVVDATMAKLEFDIQDIDREQVERMLGLDKPIYVQYLNWVGGIVLEGTLGDSFMGAFKVEERIAGRFRVTLELGLISIFIALIIAIPVGIYSAVRQDTAGDYAGRTLAVLGLATPNFWLATIVLIYPAIWWAWAPPTDLVYFLDNPLKNVWLYTIPGLILGTAMSAGTMRIMRTMMLEVLRQDYIRTAWSKGLRERMIILRHVIRNALIPVVTVIGLQVPIIIGGSVIIENLFALPGLGRLAVNALIDRDYPVVSGVNLIFASLVLALNLVVDILYAFLDPRVQHG, from the coding sequence GTGCAAGCCTATGTGATCCGCCGCATCCTGCTGCTCATCCCGACGTTCATCATTCTCACCATGCTGGTGTTCCTGTCGGTGCGGCTGATTCCCGGTGACGTGGTGGACGCCACCATGGCGAAGCTCGAGTTCGACATTCAGGACATTGACCGCGAACAGGTGGAGCGCATGCTCGGCCTGGACAAGCCGATCTACGTGCAGTACCTCAACTGGGTCGGGGGCATCGTGCTGGAGGGCACACTCGGCGACTCGTTCATGGGAGCGTTCAAGGTGGAGGAGCGGATCGCCGGGCGCTTCCGGGTCACCCTCGAGCTGGGCCTGATCTCGATCTTCATCGCGCTGATCATCGCCATCCCGGTCGGCATCTACTCCGCGGTGCGCCAGGACACCGCCGGCGACTACGCGGGACGAACGTTGGCGGTGCTGGGACTGGCCACCCCCAACTTCTGGCTGGCCACCATCGTGCTGATCTACCCGGCGATCTGGTGGGCGTGGGCGCCGCCGACCGACCTGGTCTACTTTCTGGACAACCCGCTCAAGAACGTCTGGCTGTACACCATTCCGGGCCTGATTCTGGGCACGGCGATGTCGGCCGGCACCATGCGCATCATGCGCACCATGATGCTGGAGGTGCTGCGCCAGGACTACATCCGCACCGCCTGGTCGAAGGGTCTGCGCGAACGCATGATCATCCTGCGCCACGTGATCCGCAACGCGCTCATCCCGGTGGTCACCGTGATCGGCCTGCAGGTGCCGATCATTATCGGCGGCTCGGTGATCATCGAGAACCTGTTCGCGCTGCCCGGCCTCGGGCGGCTGGCGGTAAACGCCCTTATCGACCGCGACTACCCGGTGGTGTCCGGGGTGAACCTGATCTTCGCGTCGCTGGTCCTGGCGCTCAACCTGGTCGTGGACATCCTGTACGCGTTTCTCGACCCGCGCGTGCAGCACGGGTAA
- a CDS encoding CRTAC1 family protein has protein sequence MLPHTTRANHPRQPFDSNGAGVALADLDGDGGIDVALAGLAAPMTVLWNTEPGLRFTRTMVNELQTRAVNAVDVDGDGSLDLVATVRDGQPIWLRGDGASRTFARVADGHFTARFPIHTMAWADLDGDGDLDLVGGTYDEELDEIERRALFLSRMEDADPDTRTRLRGVYYYENLGAREPRDAFQPGNLLFRHLRMSGGAMALAIALPDLDGDGRRDIVVGNDYEVPDYVYLNRPRRWVAAAPFRQTTYNTMAFAEGDIDNDGRFELFAADMKPYASSPEVDDAWAPVLPADAAATDREQIYANTLQVRGADGTFANRAASAGVDATGWSWSAQFGDLDNDGDLDLYTVNGMVGEAFGHLPGAELVEENQALRNDGSGAFVPAPEWGLGATESGRGMALADLDLDGDLDVVVNNFQAPAILFENQVCGGASLQVDLAWPKSSNPFAVGARLALTTDKAAYRRETRVSSGYLSSDPPRAHFGFARGERPLALSVWWPDGAATTVPLATADVLVTVQRRAD, from the coding sequence GTGCTCCCGCACACGACCCGGGCCAACCATCCGCGCCAGCCGTTCGACAGCAACGGCGCGGGGGTGGCGCTCGCCGACCTTGACGGCGACGGAGGCATCGACGTCGCCCTGGCCGGTCTCGCCGCACCGATGACCGTGCTCTGGAACACGGAACCGGGACTCCGGTTCACGCGCACGATGGTCAACGAGTTGCAGACCCGAGCCGTCAACGCGGTGGACGTGGATGGCGACGGCTCGCTCGACCTGGTGGCGACAGTCCGCGATGGGCAACCGATCTGGCTGCGCGGGGACGGCGCCTCGCGCACCTTTGCACGGGTCGCGGACGGCCACTTCACCGCGCGGTTTCCGATCCACACCATGGCGTGGGCGGACCTGGACGGCGACGGGGATCTGGACCTCGTGGGCGGCACCTACGACGAGGAACTCGACGAGATCGAGCGGCGCGCACTGTTCCTGAGCCGGATGGAAGACGCCGACCCCGACACCCGGACCCGGTTGCGCGGCGTGTATTACTACGAGAACCTTGGTGCTCGCGAACCGCGCGACGCGTTTCAGCCCGGCAACCTGCTGTTCCGGCACCTGCGCATGTCGGGCGGTGCGATGGCGCTGGCGATCGCGCTGCCCGATCTGGACGGCGACGGGCGCCGCGACATCGTGGTCGGCAACGACTACGAGGTGCCCGACTACGTCTACCTCAACCGTCCAAGGCGCTGGGTGGCGGCCGCGCCGTTCCGGCAGACCACCTACAACACGATGGCGTTCGCCGAGGGCGACATCGACAACGACGGCCGCTTCGAGCTGTTCGCCGCGGACATGAAGCCGTACGCGTCAAGCCCCGAAGTGGACGACGCCTGGGCGCCGGTGCTGCCGGCGGATGCCGCGGCCACCGATCGCGAACAGATCTACGCCAACACGCTGCAGGTGCGAGGAGCCGACGGCACGTTCGCGAACCGCGCGGCAAGCGCCGGCGTGGATGCCACGGGGTGGAGCTGGTCGGCCCAGTTCGGCGACCTCGACAACGACGGCGACCTGGACCTGTACACGGTGAACGGCATGGTGGGAGAGGCGTTCGGACACCTGCCGGGCGCGGAGCTGGTGGAGGAGAACCAGGCGCTGCGCAACGACGGCTCCGGCGCGTTCGTCCCGGCCCCGGAGTGGGGTCTGGGCGCCACCGAGAGCGGCCGCGGCATGGCGCTGGCCGACCTGGACCTGGACGGTGATCTCGATGTCGTGGTCAACAACTTCCAGGCGCCCGCCATCCTGTTCGAGAACCAGGTGTGCGGCGGTGCGAGCCTGCAGGTGGACCTCGCCTGGCCCAAGTCGTCCAACCCGTTTGCCGTGGGCGCGCGCCTCGCGCTCACCACCGACAAGGCCGCCTACCGGCGCGAAACGCGGGTCAGCAGCGGCTACCTGTCAAGCGACCCGCCGCGCGCCCACTTCGGCTTTGCACGCGGCGAGCGCCCACTGGCCCTGTCGGTGTGGTGGCCGGACGGAGCCGCAACCACGGTCCCGCTCGCGACGGCGGACGTTCTTGTGACGGTGCAGCGCCGCGCCGACTGA
- a CDS encoding type II toxin-antitoxin system Phd/YefM family antitoxin, with the protein MTQLPDIIPVRDLRQETAAVLHRLQASGKPVVITQRGRTAAVMLSLDAYERSEREREVLRLLVRGEQEISAGIGHDLDDVLAEADAILARDGS; encoded by the coding sequence ATGACACAGCTACCGGATATCATTCCGGTCCGGGATCTCAGGCAGGAAACCGCTGCGGTCTTGCACCGGCTGCAGGCGTCCGGAAAGCCGGTTGTGATCACCCAACGAGGCCGGACCGCAGCGGTGATGTTGAGCTTGGATGCCTACGAGCGGAGCGAGCGAGAACGCGAAGTGCTACGACTCCTGGTTCGTGGCGAACAGGAGATCAGCGCGGGGATCGGGCACGATCTGGATGACGTCCTCGCCGAAGCGGATGCGATCCTTGCGCGCGATGGTTCGTGA
- a CDS encoding ABC transporter permease: MATESAAPRPTEVPVKRSFTRDLLVRLFRERPLGAWCGVVVLVLCVMAVFADRLAPFPFSEIHLIDRLSGSTTTYLLGTDQLGRDLLSRLIHGARLSLGVGIAATSVSLLVSLLVGGVGGFVGGKLDIVIQRFVDAWLSFPGLLLLLTILSTFGRGVLQIIIILGISAGIGNARVVRSAVIAIKANPYFEAARSIGSPLKRTLLRHVWPNITAPIIVIFSITIGGVIISEASLSFLGFGLPEEVPSWGTMLSKEGRKYMEVSPRLAMLPGLALTIVVYCLNMLGDALRDLLDPRLRGAGGASSGGGSYGRLAARDAARALQRAERRQQRRRNS; this comes from the coding sequence ATGGCGACGGAATCGGCGGCGCCCCGGCCCACGGAGGTCCCAGTCAAGCGAAGCTTTACCCGCGACCTGCTGGTGCGCCTGTTTCGCGAGCGTCCGCTGGGCGCGTGGTGCGGCGTGGTGGTGCTGGTGCTGTGCGTGATGGCGGTGTTCGCCGACCGGCTGGCGCCGTTCCCGTTCAGCGAAATCCACCTGATCGACCGGCTGTCCGGCTCCACCACCACCTACCTGCTGGGCACCGACCAGTTGGGCCGCGACTTGCTCAGCCGGCTGATCCACGGCGCGCGCTTGTCGCTCGGGGTAGGCATCGCCGCCACCTCGGTGAGCCTCTTGGTGTCGCTGCTGGTCGGCGGCGTCGGCGGCTTCGTGGGCGGCAAGCTGGACATCGTCATTCAGCGCTTCGTGGATGCCTGGCTGTCGTTCCCGGGGCTGTTGCTGCTGCTCACCATCCTGTCCACGTTCGGGCGCGGGGTGCTGCAGATCATCATCATCCTGGGGATATCGGCCGGCATCGGCAACGCGCGGGTGGTGCGCAGCGCGGTGATCGCGATCAAGGCCAACCCCTACTTCGAGGCGGCGCGCAGCATCGGCAGCCCGCTGAAGCGCACCCTGCTGCGCCACGTGTGGCCCAACATCACCGCGCCGATCATCGTGATCTTCTCGATCACCATCGGCGGCGTGATCATTTCCGAGGCGTCACTGAGCTTTCTCGGGTTCGGCTTGCCGGAGGAGGTGCCGAGCTGGGGCACAATGCTGAGCAAGGAGGGGCGCAAGTACATGGAGGTGTCGCCGCGGCTGGCGATGCTGCCGGGGCTGGCGCTTACCATCGTGGTGTACTGTCTCAACATGCTCGGTGACGCGCTGCGCGACCTGCTCGATCCGCGCCTGCGCGGCGCCGGCGGAGCATCGAGCGGCGGCGGCAGCTACGGCCGGCTCGCCGCCCGCGACGCCGCCCGTGCCCTGCAGCGCGCCGAACGGCGCCAGCAACGCAGGCGCAACTCCTGA